The Treponema sp. Marseille-Q3903 genomic interval TGCCGAAGCCGATGACCGCGAATTTTATCTTAAAAATGCTCTTGAACCATTGAAGACAAAGTACGATTATATCCTGATAGATTGTCCGCCTTCTCTTGGATTGCTCACTTTGAACGGACTTGCCGCGGCTGATTCAGTTCTTGTCCCGATGCAGTGTGAATATTTTGCCCTAGAAGGTATTACTCTTTTGCTCCAGACTGTTCAAAAAGTGCAGAAGAACATAAACCCGTCTCTTACAATCGGCGGAGTATTCTTTACGATGTTCGATTCACGCACGCGGCTCGCACAGGACGTTGTCATGCAAGTTAAATCGTATTTTAAAGATGTCGTTTTCAACACAATAATTCCACGCAACGTACGGCTTTCCGAAGCTCCGTCTCATGGACTTCCGATATGTAAATATGACCCATCTTGTGTTGGGGCGCGCAGTTATGAAAAATTAGCAGAAGAGGTGATTTGTCGTGGCTAGAAATGCATTAGGAAAAGGTCTTGGTGCATTGCTCGGAGAGAACCTTGCTGCATCACAGGGGACTGATGTTTCAAACGGAAATTCACTGTCAGAAAAAGTTAGAAACAGCAGCATTCCGCCGGAGATTACAGTAAAAGAAGACGGAAGCATGTGGATTGATCCATCTCTTTTAAAACCGAATCCGAAACAACCCCGTGTCGAGTTCAATCAAAAAAAACTAGATGAGCTTTCTGAATCTATAAAAGAGCATGGAATCATCGAGCCAATCGTGATTGAAGCTGCTGAAAACGGTGAGTTTATCATAATCGCCGGTGAGCGCCGTTCTCGTGCTTCAAAAATGGCAGGTCTTACAAGCGTGCCGGTCTTGCTGAGAAAATTCGACGAACAGCAAAAGCTCGAAATCGCCTTGATTGAAAATATACAGCGCGCCGATTTGAACCCAATCGAAGAAGCGATGGCGTATTACAACTTGATTCAGCTTAGTGATTTGAGTCAGGATGAAGTTGCAAAACGCGTTGGGAAAGCCCGCGCTACTGTCGCAAACGCTATTCGCCTTTTAAAACTCCCAGAAGATATTCAAAAATCACTTGTAAATGGGCAAATCACTTCTGGACACGCACGCGCCTTGCTGATGGTAAAAAATGATGCAGATATGCGAGTCATGTTTGGCAAAATCATAGGTTCCGATCTTTCTGTCCGAGAAGCGGAAGCTTTGGCAGACCAGTACAACAACGGTAGTCGAGCGGCGGCAAAAAAAGAAGAAAAGAAACCTGTAAAAAAAGACGCTGATGTATTAAGTTTTGAGCAAGAGCTCCGCAATATATTTGGAACTCGCGATGTGTCTCTCAAAGGCGATATAAACAAAGGTTCTATCGTAATTGGATACTCAAATAAAAAGGACTTCGATAGAATCTACGAAGTCCTCCTATCTAAAAAATAATTTTAATTTGATTTATTTTCACGTTTAGCAGCTTTCGTAGTTATTTGTCTATTACTAGAAACGCTTTGTTGCATTCGTAAATCTGGCAGATATCTTCTTTACTTGCGATTTCCCAAGGAGCGTGCATGCTCAAAACTGCGACACCTGCGTCTAAAACGTCCATTCCGTATTTTGCTGCATGATATGCTATTGTTCCACCGCCACCTTGGTCTACTTTTCCAAGCTCAGCCATCTGGTAATTCACGTTAGCTTTGTTCATTGCGTTGCGAACGATTGCGATGAATTCAGGGTTCGCGTCAGAAGCGCTATATTTTCCGCGGCTTCCGGTATATTTTTGGAATGCGACACCGCCGCCGAGCATGCTTGAATTTTCTTTATCATAAAGATTTGCGTTTATCGGATCGTAGGCTGCGTTTACGTCAGAGGAAAGCATGCAACTGCGCTCAAGGCATCTTCTCAGAGTCAATTCGCTGTAAGCAGGTTCTGTGCGTGCGACAATTTCCGCAACCATGTTTTCAAAAAGGTTAGAAGCCATTCCTGTAGCGCCGACGCTTCCAATTTCTTCTTTGTCTACGCAGAGGCAGCAAGTTGTGCGTTTTTGAGCGCGAGTTTCAATCATGGCGGCAACAGATGTGAAAGCACACGAACGGTCATCTTGACCGTATCCAAGAATCATCGAGCGGTCTAGCCCTAAGTCACGAGCTTTTCCAGCCGGCACGATTTCAAGCTCTGCAGACTCAAGGTCATTTTCTTCAATTCCGTATGCTTCTTTCAAAATAGCCAATATCGTTTTTTTGCTTTTTTCTTTAGCGTCTTTTTTTTCGTCTTTTGATTGATTTTCATCGCGTTTTGCAGGAGGAACAAAGCCGAGTATGACGTCGAGGTCCTCTCCTTTTATGAAATCGCTTGCTTTATCTTTCATCTGTTCTTGCGCAAGGTGAGGAAGGATGTCGGAAATGCAAAAAACAGGGTCATCTTGATTTTCTCCGATAACAACATTCACTGTCTCACCATTTTTTTTACATATAACGCCGTGAATTGCAAGCGGAATTGCAGTCCACTGATACTTTTTTATACCGCCATAATAGTGAGTGTTCAGATATGTAACAAAATCTTTTTCATAAATAGGATTTTGTTTTGCATCGAGTCTCGGAGAATCGATGTGTGCACACAGGATATTCATTCCGTTTTCAATTTGTCCAACTCCAATTTCAAAAAGAGCGACAGCTTTGTTCATCTTTGTGATGTAGACTTTATCACCTGATTTGAGGTTTTTAAATTCGGAAACGTCTTTGTAGCCGTTTTCCCGAGCCATTTTTACAATTTCTGAAACACATTCGCGTTCAGTCTTTCCTTTGTTCAAGAAGTTTTTGTAGTCAACTATGAGTCGCTCGTTAATTTTAGTAACTTCCATAAAAATATCTCCAAAAAAGTTATTTAATATATCTGACAGAATTGCGCTCAATCAAATTGCAAGGCACAAAATATTTTTGAGTCGCCACATCTTTGTCAGATTCAATTTGATTTAGCAGAAGTTCTGCCGATTTTTTACCTATTTCAACAAGAGGAATTTCCATAGTCGTCAAACTCGGCTTTAGGTATCTTGAAAGCGTGCGGTTATCAAATCCGACTATAGAAACGTCCTTTTGAGGTGTTTTTCCAATCTCGTTTAGGTAGGAGTAAACTCCTGCAGCCATGAGGTCATTGAGGCAAAAAATTGCCGAAAATTCTTTTTTTGAATTAAATATAACTCTGCAGGCATTGTACCCGGAGTCGCTCATCCAGTCACCATATACAATAATCTCGTCGTCTATTTTCAGTCCATTTTCTGCGGCAGCTTGTTTAATTCCCTCAAGTCGCCTCACGGTGTGAATATTGTCTTTTTTACCTGCGACGACTGCGATGCTTTTGTGTCCGTTTTTTATAAGATATTGAGTCATATTGGATGCGGATTTAACATCGTCTATTTCAACTGTCGAAATTCCTGGCACATCTGTAAACGCATATGATATGACAAAAGGAATATTCAGGTCGCTAGGAATGCAGTTTATGTCTCTTGAGTGACCTGCAACGTAAATAATTCCGTCTACTTTTATCGCAAGAAATTCTTCAATAGCACTTGAAACAGATTCTCTATATCCTTCATTCTGATACCATTTTGTTCCCCATTTGGAATAAAAACGGAGATTTTCTATTATCGTTTTGTAATTGTACTCTTCAAAATGAGACATAATCCCATCAACTATGCCGGGAGAACTGAACTCGGTTAAATCATCTAGTATAAGTCCAATAGAGTGAGTTTTAGAAGCCCTCAGACCTCGCGCCATATAATTCGGCTTGTAGCCTGTCTCTTTGATTACTTGTAAAATCCTCTTTCTCGTACTTTCTGAAACATTTTGCTTCCCATTTAAAATATTTGAAACTGTTGCAATTGAAACAGAACATCGTTCTGCTATTTCTTTTAAAGTGACCATCCGCCACAAATTATACCGTTTAAAGTGGACAACTGTCAAAATGTACAGTACAATAGTACTATGAAAAAGGCAATTTCTGTAATATTTTCATGTTTATTTGCTTGCGTAATATATGCACAGTCTGCAAATGTAATTACTGATATGTTGGAGAGCAGTGAAGTAACTTACGGGCATGTATGCTATATATCGGCACTTCAACAGGGACTGATCAATGAAAATACTTCTCTTGATGATGCGATAAAAGTATCTTATGACAAAGGGATTATCGATGAACTTGTAACTGCTGATACTGCGATTTCTGCTGCTGATTTAGCATATATTTATTCTAAACTATGGAATGTAAAAGGTGGGCTTATGTTTTTAATCACGAAAGGTTCACCAAGATATGCATTTAAACAGTTTCAAGCTGACGGTGTAATTCCAAGAACGATTGATCCGTCATATCACATTACAGGTGCTGAGGCGTTGAGCATCTACACGTCATGCCGTTCAAAGTACGGTAATTTTAGTCTCAAAGATGCAGACATGGAGATAGAGTAATATGAAAAAAATAATCACATCGTGCATAATTGCGCTTTCATGTTTGTTCTCCGCAGCTTATGCATTTTCATGGAACGGAGTTTTTGATAACAATACAAAAGCATATACTTCAAATTTTAAAAACTACTCTTTATCACAGTCAAATGATGTGTATCTTTCATTGAACGTTCCTTTTTCAAAAAATTGTTATATGATGACGGAGGGGTTGTTCAAATATGACCTTACTCTAAGTTCTGGCGGAGCTGTATTTACTCCTATTGTAGATTTAGATTTGTTAAAGTTTTCAAATTCCTATGCATTAGAAAACGGGACGCTCTCTTATTCAATCGGTCGTTTTAATTTTAATGAATCTTCCGGAACATATTTTACACAGTGTTCAGACGGTGCTTATATCACTTATGATTCTCTGAAAATAAAATACGGTCTATATGTCGGCTACACTGGATTGCTCAATTCATTAAATGTCGGCATGGAAGAAGAAAATCCGAATGCAAAAAATACAAAGTTTTATAACTTGTGTGTCGGTTACATTCCTATAAGTGCTGATTTTTTTTATAAGACATTGTTCGATACGAATAGAATCGGTTTGCAGATGAGCTATTTTTACAATACTCAAAAAGATGATTCAAACGGCATGTCAGATAAATTCTACGGAACTCTTTCATTAGGCGGCACTATTTCAACTATAGGTACGTATGATTTCAAAGGTACATTTGAATCTGTGGGATTTAAAACTGTCAGCATAGATTCAAAATTGGATTTGTCATTCTATATCGGAAAAATCGGCGTTGCAGGCGGCGGTATTGAATATATATCTGGTAAGCTGAGCGATTCATTTGTGCCGTTTACATCAATTACGGCGCGTTCCGTAACAAACGGTTCAGTAAAATCAGGGATTTTTCCAAAGTTGAACTGTGCAATTATCTACAACAACATGTATGCAACGTTTACGGAAAAACTTGTTTTGGCAATACCTGAAAAACAAATGTCGTTTCGCGGTTTTGATACAACAATCAATTTTGTCTGCAACATTTTTAGCGATCTTCAAGTCGGTTGTGATATTACTGCCTATATAGATATAATAGAAGCATCTTCTAGCAATTATACTGCTGCATTGAAAGCTTCTTTATCATTCTAGGTTAAGGGGGTTTTGAAATGAGGGAAAAGTTTAAAAAATTATTGATTTTAGGCATTGTGTTAGCAGCTGCAAGCGGACTTTTTGCAGAAGATGCTGTTATAACTTATGTAAAAGGTAAAGTTGAAGTAAAAAAAGGGCAGTCTTGGGTTTCTGTACAGCGAGGAGATAAAATCAAAAAATCTGATATTTTGAATACAGGTTTTGACTCAGAAGCAAAAATAAAACTTATAGACTCTGTTTTGTATATTGGTCCTGTCACTCGTATATCCTTGACAGAACTTTCGACAACAGGAAAAAAAGATAACGTCAGCATTTTTCTAAAAACAGGCGCCGTTCGTTCGAAGGTAAGCCATACGGAAGCTAAGCGAGTAAATTATACTGTTAATACAGCTGTGGCAGTCGCTTCTTGCCGCGGTACAGACTGGATCGTCGATGATTCAAACGTTGTAACATGTTTTGAAGGAGTCGTTGCAGTCGCACCTTATATTTCTGAAATAGAATCTTCTATCGCTCCGACAAGACTTTCATCAAGCAATAAAAAAGAAAGTGCAGGTGTTGCAGAAGATTCAGGAATAACTCCTACATCTGATGAAGGAATTCTTGTACAGGAAAATCAGACAATTTCCGTATCTGAAAATCAGACAGTATCGCCTGCCGTAAACAACACTGTTCAGTCCATAAACAGTTTAGCATCATCTGTTTCAACAGCAGCCGCACAAGAAACAGTATCGACCGATTTTGGCGCAAACCTCTTGTCTATAGACTCTCAAAATGGCAGAACAGTTGCAAAACCATCGGTTACCGTCCGTATCGCTTTTGAATAGTGGAAATAGAGACAAAAAATCAGATAATTTGATATAATGGAAGTCTGCAAAGGAACTCGAGAATCTTTTGCAGACTTTTTTTTATAAAATTTAATGAGTATTATTTCTGTAGAACATTTAAAATTTTCATATTCCCAAAAAGTTGTCATAGATGACGTTTCTTTCGCGATTGCGAAAGGTTCGTATACTTCAATCGTCGGCAAAAACGGGAGCGGAAAAAGTACTCTGGCACGGCTCATATGCGGGCTTGAAGAACCGTCTTTTGGGAAAGTTGAAATTCAACCGGAAAATAAAATCGGAATAGTTTTCCAATCACCAAAAGATCAGATTGTAAGTGGGATAGTTTCTCGCGATACTGCTTTCGGACCTCAAAATCTCGGGCTTAATCCAGGCGAAATTGAACTTAGGACAATTGAATCTCTCAACGTCGTAGATATGCTCGATAGGGCAGGAGATCCGACTGCGGCTCTTTCTCTCGGGCAAACTCAAAAAATCGCACTGAGCGGAATCTTAGCGCTCCGTCCAGAAATTTTGATTCTTGATGAAGCCGTCTCAATGATAGACTCTAAGTCTCGCTCAGACCTGCTTGATTTTATTGACTATTGGCATAAATGCGGCAACACAATTGTTCAAATCACACACGATATGGAAGTTGTTGAGCGCTCCGACAACATAATCGAAATTGAAAACGGAAAAGTTTCTTTTTATGGGACAAAAAATGCATATCTGGCAGATAAGAATAATGTTTTAAAAATTTCAGGTTCTCCTCTTCCTGTTACAGATAAAAAACTTCTTGCAGAAAAAATAAAAAACTCGTCTGCCGAGATGACTTTTTGTGTAAAAAACTTGAATTATGTGTACGGCAGCAAGAAAATAAATGGACACGGGATTTTCGATATCAGTTTTAATCTGTACAAAGGGACTCTCACGGCTTTAACAGGGCAGTCCGGCGCCGGAAAATCGACTATTTTGGAATTGTGCACAGGACTGTTAAATGCTGAAAGCGGCAAACTGTATGGCGCTCGTCCTGTTCTTGCCCAGCAGAATGCAAAAGCTGCCCTTTTTGAAACTTTTGCCGCCGATGATGTCGCTTTTGGTCCTCGAAATCTTGGAATAACAGGAAAAAACTTAAAGGGGCGTGTTCAAAAAGCGATGGATGATGCAGCGCTCCCGTATCAACAGTTTGGAGAAAAACGGACTTTTGAGCTTTCCGGCGGTGAACAGAGGAGGCTTTCAATCGCTGGAATTCTCGCTTTGGATTCAGATATCATATTTTTTGATGAACCGACAGCAGGGCTTGACTGTGCTGCTCGAAGCCAAGTTTTATATATGATGAAAAAACTTGCAGAAGAAGGAAAAACAGTTTTGTTCAGCACTCATCACTTTGATGAAGCGCAATTTGCCGACCGTGAAATTTACATAGAAAATGGTAAACTCGTAAAAGATACGGTAGGCGATGATACAGCATCCGATATTCCCGAATCGTTATCGGAGCTGTCAGCTAGTGAGTCTGCAAAACTTCTTGAAAATCTCCAATCAGTATCTTATAGCTTGTCATGTAGCAAAGAAAAAAAGAAATCGCCTGTTGAGCGACTGAGTGCATGGTTCAGAATAATTTTGTTTTCATTGCTTTTTGTTTCTTCCCTCGCAGCTCGTCCGGTATGGCTTTGCGCAATCATGCTTTTGATTTCTGTTATCTATGATGTTTTGTGTGGGTTCAGGCTTAAAAAACTTCTTATTTCAAGCCTTAAAATTTTACCTTTTCTTTTGTTTTTCAGCATTTTTCAGATGATTTTTTACCCTGCGTTAGAAGGAGAAATACATTTTACAAACTGGAAATGGTTTACGGTGACTCCGTCAAAAATCTTTTTTTGTCTCGCTGCGATTATCAGAACTGATGCTGCTCTTGCCTGCATTTCCGGATTATTTGTTTCGACTCCAGAATACGACTTGATCGATGGATTGAACGGAATTTTGTTGCCTCTTCAGTTGATTCATATTCCAGTCCGCCATTTTATATTAATTGTGGAAATTATTTTCAGATTTATTCCGCTTTTAGTTGATGAAGCGAGTTCTATCATAAAAACTCAAATAATACGCGGTGGTCTTGGGAAAGTCCATGGGAGAATGGCTAGAATTCGTGCCGCAATCCCACTAATAGTTCCTCTTATCATTCAGACAATAAAACGTTCCGAATCGCTCGCAGACGCTATCACGGTGAGGTGTTTTAAATGATTAATGGAATGAAAACGGACACGGAAACGCAAAACTCTGATATGCAAAACGATTTCAAAATGTGCCCGATATGCGGCAGCAAAAAAATCAAAAATCAAGAAAACAGAAAATGGATTTGCCCTGACTGTGGTTTTGATTTATACAAAAATGTTGCTGCGGCCGTCGGTGTCATAATCGAAGATAGTCATAAAAATATTCTGTTTGAAGTGCGCGCAAAAGAGCCTCGCAATGGATTTCTGGCGATACCGGGCGGCTTTATAGACTTTGATGAATCTGCTGAAGAAGCTTTATGCCGCGAATGTTTTGAGGAACTCGGAGTAAAGTTTGATCAAAATGACTTTCATTATATCTGCACTTTTCCGAATACTTACCCTTATAAAAAAATTGAATATAAAACATGTGATATTTTTTTTAAAGCGGAGTTGCCTAAAAAATACAATTCAATCGATGATTTTATAAAAGCGCTAAAACCGGAACAGAGTGAAGTTCTGACACTTTGTTCAAAAAGAGTTGCGACAGAAGAAGATATCGAAACGCTTCCGCTCGCATTTGAAAGCTCCGCAAAAGCTCTAAAAAAATATCTCGCTATGCAAAAAGGAGAATATAAACGATGAATTTTAAATTATTTGTATTGATTTTTGTTGTGGTTGCCATCTTTGCCATCAATATCGGCTACAGATTATATGTCAAATATATTTTGAAATATTGCGGAAAAGAGATATTTTCAACATATCATCCTAAAAGAAAGTACAAACTGAGCGTATTTTGCGGAAAAATCGTTTTAATATTGGCGATTGCCGTAACTCATTTCACTAATTTCAGCTTGTTTATCAGAATCGTATTAAATTGCTGTTACATTCTTGCTGATTATATAATTACACGTGAGTATTTTTTTACTAAAGATTCCGGCATATATGAAAATGGAATTATACAACGCTCCGTTTTTATAAAAATTGATGATATCGTCACATTCCCTGTCTTAAATCTCCCAAAGGAAGAGCAGGAGAATTACCCTGATTACACTCTGTCAGTTGCTACAAAATCAAAAGGCAATATTGATTTGATTTATAAAGACAAAGCAGAACGAGATTTTGTAGTGCGGAAATTGACTGAAATCGGAATTGTAAAAAAATGATGTCAACATCTGCCGTCTGCTGCCGGCAGGCTCCGACGTCGACTGATGATGACTGTTGCCGACCAACGTTCTTTAGCTAAAAATGTGAATACTCTAAATTTTACTGCATAGATTGACAAAAGTTACTTCTTTGTATATATTGAACATACATTTTTGGAGTGGTACCCAAGCGGTAAGGGACTGGTCTGCAAAACCATCATTGGTAGGTTCGACTCCTATCCACTCCTTATAGAAAGTTCAAAAATCACTTCGCATGAGGTGATTTTTTTTCTTGATTTTTTGATTTCTTGATTGAAAAACTTTGTATCAAAGGGATTTTTTGTCCCTTTTTTTCATCCCGTCGTAGCAAAGCTCCGGGGTGTTTATATATACGCCCTCTGGAAAATTTTGGTTTTTCAGAGGGTTTCTTTTTTTAATAAGAGGGAAATGTCTATAAAACTCTGCAAACCAAGCCTAATATGATGTGAAAAATGATGCGAAATATTGCAAATAATTTTTTCTTTGTATATTATAAGGACATTGTTTTTTCAACGTGTTTTGAAAATGCAATTCTCTGGAGAGTTCTCACATTCCTGTGGGACGCCGAAGGGTTAAGGGAAGATGTTCATATTATATGAAAGCTTCCCGATATCTCAGGCATAAGGGACGGAGCTAAAGAAAAAGTTCTATTCTGCTCTTTGGGGAGTTTGTTCGGTTCATTCTTTGATATCGGCAAACTCTATTTCTTTTTTAAAGGACATGTTTATGTTTGAAACAATCCTTAACACTATTGATGACGTTGTTTGGGGAATCCCGACAATCGCTCTTATTCTTGTGACCGGAATAGTGATGACGGTCGCAGCTCGCGGTATTCAGTTTACAAAACTGAGACGTGCTTTTAAAAGTATTTTTAAAGAGAATGAAGGTAAAGGAGAGCTTTCTGGATTTTCCGCTCTTTGTACTGCACTGTCTGCAACGATTGGTACCGGTAACATCGTAGGTGTTGCTACTGCCATTCTTGCCGGTGGACCCGGTGCCCTTTTTTGGATGTGGATTGCCGCTCTGCTTGGAACAGCTACAAAGTATGCTGAATGTATGCTTGCTATTAAATACCGTGAAGTCAAGGAAGACGGTCATGTGCTTGGAGGACCATTCTATGTGATTGAAAAAGGTATGGGCAAAAACTGGAAATGGCTTGCCGTTTTGTTTGCAATTTTCGGAACTCTCGTAGGACTTTTCGGCATCGGTACATTCACACAGGTAAACGGTATTTGCGGCGCTGTTCAAAACGCATTCGACCCTGAGAAAACTGCTGTTGCATTTACAATCGGTCAATATTCATATTCTTGGGCAACTGTGATTGCAGGTGCGATCATCACTGTCGGAGTTGCACTTGTAGTTATCGGCGGTCTTCAGCGAATCGCAAAAGTTGCAGAAAAAGTTGTTCCCGCTATGGCTATAATCTATGTATTTCTCGGTCTTTCGGTTATAATCATGAACGCTTCTAAAGTTCCGGCTGCTTTTGCTCTGATATTCAAAGGTGCATTTGGGTTTGATTCGGGCATTAAAGCAATTTCAGGTGCGGCTGCGGGAACAATCATCCGCATGGCGATGCAGAAAGGTATTGCTCGAGGTATTTTCTCGAACGAGGCAGGACTAGGATCGGCTCCAATCGCTGCATCGGCAGTCCAGACAAACGAACATGTCGAACAAGGCTTAGTAAATATGACCGGAACTGTAATCGATACGTTGATAATCTGTACAATGACAGGGCTTTCAATTGTGCTATCAGGAATCGATGTCTGGAACAGCGGTGCTACAGGGGCAGCACTTACCGCTAACGCATTTTCTGCAATGCTCGGTGGCGATGGTGTTTCTGTTCAGTTCTTGCTTATGATTTGTCTTGTATTTTTTGCATTTACGACTATTCTCGGCTGGGACTACTATTCTGAAAAATGTCTTGAATATCTGTCAAACGGAAATATGACTGTCGTAAAAATCTATCGTTGGCTTTATATTGCGGCAGTTGCGATTGGACCTTATATGACAATTTCCGCAGTTTGGACAATCGCCGATATCACAAACGGTTTGATGGCGATTCCAAACTGTATATCTTTGATTGTTTTAAGCGGAATTGTCGCAAAAGAAACAAAAGATTATTTTAATAGAGTTCCTGTACTCTAACACGATGATAAAACAGTCCGCATGCATTTTCATTTTTGCCTGCGGCTGTTTTATTTTAAATTTCACTAACTCCATCTCCACTTGAGCATGCAAAAAAATCACCTTCATACCCGATGACTCTTTTATAAGCGTCACCCGTATTTTTTATAAAAGAATCGATTGAATCTTTGTGAACGATCGCGATTGCGCAGCCTCCGAATCCTGCTCCTGTCATGCGCGCTCCTATGCAACCGTGCTGTTTAGATGCCTCGTCTACCAATGTGTCAAGTTCAATTCCTGTCACTTCATAGTCATCGCGTAAAGATGCGTGTGATGCGTACAAAAGCGTCCCCAATTCAGCAAGATTGTTTGCTTTCAGCGCATCTACGGCTTTTAATACCCTGTCCATCTCTGTTACACAATGTCGCACGCGTCTGTAAATCTCATCGTCTTTTATCAAAGGACCTGCTTCATCAAAAAGCTCTGGCGTTATAGCACAGAGGTTCGGAAAATCGTAACCGGCATCCTGCAAGATTGTCAAACCTTCTTCGCATTGGGCTCGCCGTTCGTTGTATTTTGAATCGGAAAGTTTGCGTTGTTTTTTAGAATTCATAACTATAAATCTGTAATCCCCAAGTTTCAACGGGACGTATTCGTGTTCGATTTTTGCGCAGTCGATAAGTTCAGCCGTATTTTTTTTAGCTGTCGCAATTATGTACTGATCCATGATTCCACAGTTCACGTTGATAAACTCGTGTTCACTCTTTTGCCCCATCAATGCAATTTTTTTTCGTGAAATATTGAAGCCGAAAGTCTCGTTTACAGCCCATGCAAATCCGCATTCCAAAGCTGAAGATGATGATATCCCTCCGGCACTCGGAATATTGCTCCCTATCAATACATCGAATCCGCAAGGGAACTCAAATCCGCTTTTTTTCATGCATGAAATAATTCCATTCAAAAAATTCGCATAATCGTTAGCGCTATCGAATATAAAATCATCATTTATATCAAAACTATAAGTGCCGGGAAAAAATAAATCGCTGTACACGATTTTCGTATCCGGTCTTTTGCGGATTGCGCAGTAAAGAAATCTGTCGATAGCTGTTGGGAGCACTTTTCCGCCGTTGTAGTCTATGTGTTCTCCAATGATATTGATGCGTGCAGGAGATTTGAATATTCGAACTCCATCTCCGAAGCCATATATTTTAATGAAATTTTCTTTTAATAATTTCGGTGTAATTGAAGTCTTTTCCATAAATAATCCTTTTTTTGAATACGGATACTTCAATCATAGAGCAGAAAACAGGTTTGTCAAGATTTTAAGATTCGCGATAGTTTTAAAAGCGGAGTTTCAAGAGATTATCTTTCCCTGATGATTTTTAATCCGATTTGCGTAATCAAACACATCCTCAAGAGGAGTTTCAAAATCCATCCCGCCTACGTGAAAATCGCTTCCAATCGAAAGGAGGCAATTGCAGTCGTGGATGTCTGAACCGCTTGTCATTGGAAAGTTGTATTTTTTTGCATAGATTTCTGCCAACTGATTCTCTTCTATCCGATTGCCACCATTGTAAATCTCAATTCCGTGAATATCGCGTGGGTGTAGGTGAATCGCTTTGATATAATCACGCAATCTAAAAGGATGCGCCTGAATCATAAGTCCACCGATTTTATCTACAGCGTTGAACAATTCCGAATGACACATTTTCTCAACTTCAGGATGAGATAGCAGCCATTTTTTATCTAAGCCGTATATTAAATAATCATCACCGTCAAAAGTTTGCTCCAGTCCAAAAAAAACTTTAAAACTGCCGCCATCGGCACTGTTTATTTCTTCTGCTGTTTCGAGAGCTTGTTCGTATCCTTTGCAGTAGAGTTCAATTCTTTCCTGCCACGGTAAATCAAAAGGAACTGCGGTGTTGCCGCCAAAAAAATGGTCTGTCACAAAAATGCCGTCGTATCCGATTTCTTTGTAAAGTTTTATATAGTCTTTGCCAAATGAGTTACCGCATGCACTT includes:
- a CDS encoding ParA family protein, with product MGKCIVFVNQKGGVGKTTSAINIGAYIALAGKKVLLVDFDSQGNMSSGIGVSKDKPTIYELLAGQIETEKAIKRTSVENLDAISASIDLSGVEIELAEADDREFYLKNALEPLKTKYDYILIDCPPSLGLLTLNGLAAADSVLVPMQCEYFALEGITLLLQTVQKVQKNINPSLTIGGVFFTMFDSRTRLAQDVVMQVKSYFKDVVFNTIIPRNVRLSEAPSHGLPICKYDPSCVGARSYEKLAEEVICRG
- a CDS encoding ParB/RepB/Spo0J family partition protein codes for the protein MARNALGKGLGALLGENLAASQGTDVSNGNSLSEKVRNSSIPPEITVKEDGSMWIDPSLLKPNPKQPRVEFNQKKLDELSESIKEHGIIEPIVIEAAENGEFIIIAGERRSRASKMAGLTSVPVLLRKFDEQQKLEIALIENIQRADLNPIEEAMAYYNLIQLSDLSQDEVAKRVGKARATVANAIRLLKLPEDIQKSLVNGQITSGHARALLMVKNDADMRVMFGKIIGSDLSVREAEALADQYNNGSRAAAKKEEKKPVKKDADVLSFEQELRNIFGTRDVSLKGDINKGSIVIGYSNKKDFDRIYEVLLSKK
- a CDS encoding aminopeptidase; this translates as MEVTKINERLIVDYKNFLNKGKTERECVSEIVKMARENGYKDVSEFKNLKSGDKVYITKMNKAVALFEIGVGQIENGMNILCAHIDSPRLDAKQNPIYEKDFVTYLNTHYYGGIKKYQWTAIPLAIHGVICKKNGETVNVVIGENQDDPVFCISDILPHLAQEQMKDKASDFIKGEDLDVILGFVPPAKRDENQSKDEKKDAKEKSKKTILAILKEAYGIEENDLESAELEIVPAGKARDLGLDRSMILGYGQDDRSCAFTSVAAMIETRAQKRTTCCLCVDKEEIGSVGATGMASNLFENMVAEIVARTEPAYSELTLRRCLERSCMLSSDVNAAYDPINANLYDKENSSMLGGGVAFQKYTGSRGKYSASDANPEFIAIVRNAMNKANVNYQMAELGKVDQGGGGTIAYHAAKYGMDVLDAGVAVLSMHAPWEIASKEDICQIYECNKAFLVIDK
- a CDS encoding LacI family DNA-binding transcriptional regulator, which translates into the protein MVTLKEIAERCSVSIATVSNILNGKQNVSESTRKRILQVIKETGYKPNYMARGLRASKTHSIGLILDDLTEFSSPGIVDGIMSHFEEYNYKTIIENLRFYSKWGTKWYQNEGYRESVSSAIEEFLAIKVDGIIYVAGHSRDINCIPSDLNIPFVISYAFTDVPGISTVEIDDVKSASNMTQYLIKNGHKSIAVVAGKKDNIHTVRRLEGIKQAAAENGLKIDDEIIVYGDWMSDSGYNACRVIFNSKKEFSAIFCLNDLMAAGVYSYLNEIGKTPQKDVSIVGFDNRTLSRYLKPSLTTMEIPLVEIGKKSAELLLNQIESDKDVATQKYFVPCNLIERNSVRYIK
- a CDS encoding FecR domain-containing protein, which encodes MREKFKKLLILGIVLAAASGLFAEDAVITYVKGKVEVKKGQSWVSVQRGDKIKKSDILNTGFDSEAKIKLIDSVLYIGPVTRISLTELSTTGKKDNVSIFLKTGAVRSKVSHTEAKRVNYTVNTAVAVASCRGTDWIVDDSNVVTCFEGVVAVAPYISEIESSIAPTRLSSSNKKESAGVAEDSGITPTSDEGILVQENQTISVSENQTVSPAVNNTVQSINSLASSVSTAAAQETVSTDFGANLLSIDSQNGRTVAKPSVTVRIAFE